The window GGGGATCCGCGGCCGGGTCCCGGAGCCGTGGCAGCCGGCGCAGCACCATGTTGACCTTCAGCTGGGCGCCCTCCGGGGCGGGCCCGGGGTCCTCGCCCAGCAGCCGGGCCAGGACGGCCGGGGCGGCGTTCGCCAGGACCCGGCGGCCCACCGCGGTGGCCTCGCCGCCCCGGTGGCGGTAGGACACCTCGGCCTCTCCGGTGCCGTCGGTGGCGACGGCGGTGACCTCGCAGCCGGTCCGGATCTCCGCGCCGGCCGCCAGCGCCGCCTCGGCCAGCGCGCCCGTCACCGCGCCCATCCCGCCGACCGGGACGTCCCAGTCGCCCGTCCCGTTGCCGATCACGTGGTACAGGAAGCAGCGGTTCTGCAGCAGCGAGGGGTCGTGGGCGTGGGTGAAGGTGCCGATCAGCGCGTCCGTCAGCACCACGCCGCGGACCAGGTCGTCGGTGAAGGTCCGCTCGATCGTCTCGCCCAGCGGGCGTTCGAAGAACGACTCCCAGAGGGCGTCGTCCGCGACCCGCCGGCGCAGCCCGGCCCGGGCGGGCAGCGGCTCGGTGAGCGTCGGGAACACCCGCTCGGCGAGCTTCCCGGTCGCCGCGTAGAAGCTCTGCCAGGCCTCCCACTCGCGCGGGTCACCGGTCAGCGCCCGGAAGGACGCCGCGGTCCGGGCGGGGTCGGCGGCGTCCACCAGCAGACCGGTCGGCCGGCCGTCCCGGACGGTGGGCGTGTAGGAGGAGATCCGGCGCCGCCGCAGGTCCAGCCGGAGCCCGAGGTCCCGGACGACCCGGCGCGGCAGCAGGCTCACCAGGTACGAGTAGCGCGACAGCCGGGCGTCCACGCCCGCGAACGCCCGGGCCGACACAGCCGCCCCGCCGACCTGCGCCAGCCGTTCGAGCACCAGCACCCGGAGGCCGGCCCGGGCCAGATAGGCCGCCGCCACCAGGGCGTTGTGGCCGCCGCCAACGATCACGACGTCGTGCCGGGAGAGCGGGTCCGCGTTCACGCGGTCACGCTACGCCTCGGCGGGCGGGTGGGGAACAGGCCGCGCGTCAGGTGGCCGGTATCCGTCGCGGGCGGTGGGCCGCCCTACCCCATCGGGGCTCTCGGGGTGTGCCGGACGGCGCTGTTCGCCCCCGGGACCGGGGGTGCCGGGCGGGCGCGCCGCCGGCGCAGCCAGATGTACAGCAGCAGGCACGGCAGCAGCAGGCCGCCGACGTTGAGCGCGACGAACGCGGTGAGGCTGCCGATGTGGTCGACCAGCCAGCCGAAGTTCTGGCCGAAGAAGCCGACCACGAAGGACAGCGGGAGGAAGACGGTCGCGACGATGGTGAGCCGCTCCATGGTGGCGGTCTGCCGGAGGTTGATCCGGTTCTGCTCGACGGAGATCACCGCGATGTTCGCCTCCAGGACGGTGGCCAGCAGGTCGCGCTGGGCGGCGACCTCCTCGTTGACCAGCAGCAGGTGGTCGTGCACGTCCCGGAAGTACGGCAGCAGTTCGGGCGCCGACCGGCCGGGCTGGAGCCGCCGGGCGAGCACGGCGAGCAGGGGGTGGACGACCCGGTAGAAGTCGGTGGCCTCGCGGCGCAGGAAGTAGATCCGTTCGGTCGGGGCGACCGTGCCCGAGAACACCGTGGCCTCGATCTCCTCGATGTCGCGTTCGAGTTCGGTGACGACGGGCGCGTAGCTGTCGACCACCTGGTCGAGGATCGCCCACAGGGTCGAGGCGCTGCCGGTCCGCAGCAGTTCGGGGCTGCGTTCGAGCCGGTTGCGGGCGCCGGCCAGCTCGCTGGCGATGCCCTGGCGGACGGTGATCACGAAGTGCTCGGCGAGGAAGACGCTGATCTCGCCGGAGTCGACCTCCTCGCGGTCGTCGTCGTAGCGCGCGGTGCGCAGGATGATCAGCTCGGTGCCGTCCTCGTAGCGCTCGGCCTTGGGCCGCAGGTGGTGGGCCTGGGCGTCCTCGACGGCGAGTTCGTGCAGTCCGAAGCCCTCGCGCACGGTGGCCAGCTCCTCGGGGGCCGGTTCGAACAGGCCCAGCCAGACGAACCCGCCCTGCGCGCAGCGCGCGGCCGCCTCCTCCAGCGGCATGGGGCCCTCGTGCTGGCGGCGTCCGTCGCGGTAGTGCGCGCAGTCGACGATCATGGCCTTCCTCCTCGTGCCCGGCCGACCGCGCCGAGTGCCGCCGCACCGGCGGGCGCGGCCGCCGCGGTCGCCCCCGCACTCGATGCTCCTCCGATTCGGCCGGACGTGCCGCACCGGCGGGGCCCGGGTACCCCGGTACCCCGCTGCTCCGGCGGACCGGCCGGTCCGCCGCTCGCCGGGGGCTCGGCCGCTCAGCCGGTCGACGGGAGCGGGTCGCCGAGGTAGCGGCGGCCGGCTATCTGCTCGAAGATCAGGTTGGTCCGGGTCTGCGCCACCGCCGGGTGGGTGGTGAGGTGGTCCACCACGAAGTCGCGCAGGCCCTCGGGCCCGGCGACGCCGACGTGCAGCAGGTAGTCGTCGGACCCCGCCATGTGGAACACCGCCAGGACGCCGGGCAGGTCGGGGGCGGTGCCGCGGAAGCTCTCGTTCTGCTCCCGGGTGTGGGCGCGCAGCCGGACGGAGATCATCGCCTGCAGCGGCAGGCCGATCGCGGCGGGGTCGACGTCGGCCCGGAAGCCCCGGATGATCCCGCGCTCCTGGAGGGCGCGGACCCTGGCCAGACAGGTGGAGGGGGCGATGCCCACCGCCTCGGCGAGCGCGTTGTTGGGCAGCCGGGCGTGCTCGGAGAGGACGCGCAGGATGGCCCGGTCCACGTCGTCGACGGGCGCTCTGCGGGGCGGTGGAATGTTCGGCATGCCGGGCAGGATTCCAGCTGTTTCCGCCGATCCGCAAGATCTCGGGCCGTGCCACCGAATCTTGTGCGGAGGAACTTCCCCCGGGCGCCGGGAAGTTCCATCCTGACCGCGAGCGTCGAACGCCCCTGCGGCGTTCCCCGCCGGTGGACGGCCCGCGGCGACCCCGTGCGGCCCCCACCGCGACCCCCACGTCGCCCCCCACACCAACACCCTGGAGTGCCGCGCCCATGAGCCCGACCGCCACCTTCGCCGCCGCGACCGCCGTCGACCCGGGGGCGGAGCTGGACGGCCGCGACTTCGTGCTCCCCACCGGCGGGCTGGACGACGACCGGCGCCTGCGCGCCCTGGACACCGTGGACGAGTACCTGACCCGCAAGCGCCGGCACCTGGTGGGCTACCAGGCCACCCAGGACATGCAGGGCTGCGCACTGGACCTGGCCCGGTTCATGCCGAACAACATCAACAACCTCGGCGACCCGTTCCAGAGCGGCGGCTACAAGCCGAACACCAAGGTGGTCGAGCGCGCGGTGCTCGACTACTACGCGGCCCTGTGGAACGCCGAGCGGCCGCACGACCCCGCCGACCCCGAGTCCTACTGGGGCTACATGCTCTCGATGGGCTCGACCGAGGGCAACATGTACGCGCTCTGGAACGCCCGGGACTACCTGAGCGGCAAGGCGCTGATCCAGCCGCCGACGGCCCCGTTCGACGCCCTTCGGTACGTGCAGGCCGCGCCCGACCGGGACAACCCGAACGCGCACCGGCCGGTGGCCTTCTACTCCGAGGACACCCACTACTCCTTCGCCAAGGCGGTGCGGGTGCTGGGTGTCGAGACCTTCCACGCCGTGGGCCTGGAGAAGTACGCGGACCGGTGCCCGCTGGTCGACCCCGCCACGGGGCGCCGCGAGTGGCCCACCGAGGTGCCCTCCCGCCCCGGCCCCTCGGGCCTCTCCTGGGACGGCCCGGGCGAGATCGACGTCGACGCCCTCGCGGTGCTGGTCGAGTTCTTCGCCGCGAACGGGCACCCGGTCTTCGTGAACCTCAACCTCGGCAGCACCTTCAAGGGCGCCCACGACGACGTCCGGCAGGTCTGCGAGCGGCTGCTGCCGATCTTCGAGCGGTACGGCCTGGTCGAGCGCCAGGTGGTCTACGGCACGGACCCGCGGACCGGGGAGCCGCTGGTCGACCTGCGCCGGGGCTTCTGGATCCACGTGGACGGCGCGCTCGGCGCCGGCTACGCGCCATTCCTGCGGCTGGCCAACCAGGACCCGGCGTACGGCTGGACCCCCGACGTCGAGCTGCCCGAGTACGACTTCGGCCTGAGGCTGCCCACCCGGGAGCACGGCGAGCTGGACATGGTCTCCTCGATCGCGATGAGCGGCCACAAGTGGCCCGGCGCGCCCTGGCCCTGCGGCATCTACATGACGAAGGTCAAGTACCAGATCTCGCCGCCGTCCCAGCCGGAGTACATCGGCGCGCCGGACACCACCTTCGCGGGCTCCCGCAACGGCTTCTCCCCGCTGGTCATCTGGGACCACCTGTCCCGGCACTCCTACCAGGACCAGGTGGACCGGATACGCCGGGCCCAGGAGCTGGCCGGGTACCTGGAGCGGCGGCTGCGGGGGATCGAGCGGGAGACGGGCGTCGAACTCTGGCCGGCCCGCACCCCGGGCGCGGTCACCGTGCGGTTCCGCAAGCCGAGCCCCGAGCTGGTGGCGAAGTGGTCGCTGTCCTCCCAGGACGTGCTGATGGTCCCGGGCGACGAGACCACCCGCCGCAGCTACGTGCACGTCTTCGTGATGCCCTCGGTCGACCGGGCGAAGCTGGACGCCCTGCTGGCCGACCTCGCCCGGGACCCGGTCGTGCTCGGGTCGGCCGGGTGACGCGGGGGGCCGCCGGGCCCGGCCCCGCGGCTCAGGCGGACCGGGTGAGGCGGATCGAGTGGGGGTGGCGGCGCCGGCCCGGTGGGAGGGCCCACGGCTGCGCCGGTGTCCGGAATCGCACCGGATCATCACCCCGACTGTAGTTTCAGTCAGGTTCGGGTCGGAAGGCATCCACCGGGCGGACCTCCCGATAGGATGATCCCCCGTGGCTGACCGTCGAAGCTTGATCATGGAAGCGGCCGCGCGGGTCATCGCCCGGCGCGGTGTCCGCGGGCTGCGGGTGGAGGAGCTGGCGTCCGAAGCCGGCGTCTCCACCGCGCTGATCTACTACCACTTCAAGGACCGCGCGGGGATCCTCCGGGCGACGTTGGAGTTCATCAACGGCCGGGCCGGTCGCTACACGACCGAGCGCGCTCCGGACGCCCCGCCGCTGGACGCCCGGGGCGAGCTGGAGCAGACCCTGCTGCTGGAGCTCCAGGACACTCCCGAGGTGCGGGAGAACAGCACGGCCTGGGGCGAGCTGCGGGCGAGCGCGGTGTTCGACCCGGACCTGCGGGAGGACCTGGCCCGCGCGACGCTGGTGTGGGTGCAGGAGGTCGCCGACCTGCTGGGCAAGGTGCGGCCGATGAACGGGGCCGCCGCGCTGGCGAGTTCCGCCGAGCGGCTGACCGCGCTCGTGGAGGGGCTCAGCGTCCGGTGGCTCAGCGGCAGCCTGCCGGGGGAGCACGCGCGTGAGCTGATGGCCGGTGCGATCGACATCGAGCTGGAGCGGCTGCGCCGCTAGGCGCCGGGGTCCGGACCGGACCGGTCCGGACCTGTTCGTGCCCGGGGAAGCGGGCCCGACTCGGCGGGTCACACCCGTGTCCGCGGCCTTGATCGAACTTTCAGTCAGACTGAGAGCGGGGCTGTGGCGCCGGGTACGACGGCCCGACCGCCCACGGCAGGGCCACCGGTCACCCGTTGGGCACTCGCCGAGGCGTTCTTCGGGCGCGAGGTCGTCCAGCTCGACGTCGACCGCCTGGTGGCCGGGGTCGGCGGCATCCACTGCTCCACGATGCAGGGGCCGCTCCCGTAGCAGCGGCCCCGGCCCCACGTTCCGCGCCGCCCAGTTCGGGGATTCCCCTCCGACGCCGCGGCGAAGGCGAAGCTCCGGTCTGCTCTTCCGCGGCCGGGTCGTCGAGCAGCTGAACATCGACCGCATCGGCCTCGGCGGGGGCGGCATCCACTGCGTCACCCGACCGCAGCCGGTCCCGTAGTGGCGGCCCGGCCCGGCGGGTGCGCGCCGGGCCCGGGTCTACCGGCCGTTCGGAGCCCCCGAGGCGGTGGGGTGGATCCGGCCGCGGCAGGCCCAGGCGGTGGCCGCCGCGAGGAGCGCGGTGCCGCCGCCCAGCAGCATCACGGCGGTGGTCGACCCGTGGTCCACCACGGTGCCGCCCGCCAGGGCGCCGATCGACAGGGTCGCCTGGAAGGACGAGGTGAACACCACCCCGGCCGCCTCCGGTGCCTGCGGCGCCGCGGCGAGGAACCAGGTCAGCGAGCAGACCGGGACGGCGCCGTACGCCACCCCCCAGAGCACCAGGACGACGGCGGCGCCCGGACCGGAGCCGCCCAGGACCGGCAGCAGCAGGGTCGCGCCGGCGAGCAGGGCGGCGGCGCCGGCCAGCGCCGCTCCGGGGGCCCGGGCCGCCCGGTCACCGGCGAGGACGTTGCCGAGCAGCCCGGCCGCGCCGTAACCGAGCAGGAGCCCGGTGACCAGCCCCGGCCCCGCGTGGGTGACCTCCGCCAGGAACGGCGAGACGTAGGTGTAGCTGCCGAAGTGGGCCAGCACGATCAGGAAGGTCACCGCCAGGCCGCTGCGGGTGCCCCGCCCGGCGAGCAGCCCGCGCAGCAGGCCGAGACCCGTGCCGGCCCCCGGCGGGAGCGGCGGCAGCGAGACCAGGAGTGCGAGGAGCACCAGTACGGTCAGCGCGGCCATCGCGGCGAAGGCGGTGCGCCAGCCGGCCAGTGAGCCCAGCAGGACCCCGGCCGGCACGCCGATGACCGAGCCGAGCGGCACGGCGGTGAAGAACACGGTGTTCGCCCGGGCCTGCCGCTCCGGTGCGACGAGGCGCGGGGCGAGCCCCGACCCGATCGACCAGAAGGCGCCGATCACCAGGCCGAGCGCGACCCGGGCCGCCAGCACCGCCCAGTAGGCGGGGGCGAGCGCGTTGAGCAGGTCGGCGAGCGCCAGCAGCGCCAGCAGGCCGCAGAGCATGGTGCGGCGGTCGGCGCGCCGGGTGGTGACGGTGACCACCGGCGCGGCCACCGCGGCGACCAGGCCGGGCAGCGTCATCATCAGTCCGGCCGTGCCGTCGGAGATCCGGAAGGAGGCGCCGATCGGGGTGAGCAGGCCGATCGGCAGGATCTCGGTGGTGACGAGGGAGAAGACGCCGGCCGTCACGGCCAGGACGGCGGGCCAGCCGCCGGTCCTGGCGCGGGGGCGGGGCGGGGCGCCGGCGGGTGTGGGCGGGGCGGGTGCGGGCGGGGTGGGGAGAGCGGTGTCGGGCACGCCGGCGGTCCTGTCCGTGTGGGGTGGGTTCAGGTCGAAGTCCACCAGTCCGGCCGGGTGTCGCGCTGGCGTGAATCCGACGTGAACGTCCGGTCCGAGCGGCGTTCCACCGCCCGCGCCCTGGACGGATAGCTCTCACTGAGAGCTAAAATGGAGGCATGACCGCGGATGTCACGGACACCCCCGACACCGCCCTGGGCGACGAGTTCTCCACCCTCCTCGTCGGGATCCAGCGCCTGGTCCGACGACGGCTGCGGGAGGGCCTGACCGAGCCCCGGCTGCGCGGCGCGCAGGTCGAACTGCTGCGCCTGGTGGCCGACTCGCCGGGCCTGCGGGTCTCGGACGCGGCCGCGGAGCTCTGCCTGGCCGGCAACTCGGTCTCCACCCTGGTCAACCAACTGGTCGCGCTGGGCCTGCTGCGCCGCGAGGTGGACCCGGCCGACCGCCGGGCCGCCCTGCTCCACGTCACCGACGAGGCGGTCGAACGGCTCGCGGCCTGGCGGGCCCGGCGGTCGGCGCTGGTCGGCGAGGTGGTGGCGGGGCTGTCCGCCGAGGAGCGGACGGCGCTGGACGCCGCGCTGCCCGCGCTGCGCGGCGTCGCGGTGGGTCTGCGCGCCCGACCGGAGACGAGGCCGGAGACGACGAAGCCGGAGAAGCCGGAGAAGCCGGCGACGAAGGGGAGGGTGCGGCGATGACGTCGGGCGAGGACGAGGCGGTGGTCTGCCGCGGCCTGGAGTACTCCTTCCATCGCGGCCGGGGGAAGGACGGTGCCACCAAGGCGGTCGACGGGGTCGACCTGACGGTCCGCACCGGCGAGGTGTTCGGCCTGCTCGGCCCCAACGGCGCCGGCAAGACCACCACGATCCGGGCGATCACCACCCTGCTCCCGACGGCCGCCGGCATGGTCCGGGTCTTCGGCCACGACGCGGCCCGGCAGCGGACGCAGGTGCGCCGGCTGCTGGGCTACGTCCCGCAGCAGCTGTCCGCCGACGCGGGGCTGACCGGTCGCGAGAACGTCGCCCTGTTCGCCCGGGTCTTCGACGTGCCGAGGTCCGAGCGGTCCGAGCGGGTCGCCCAGGCGCTGGCCGCCGTCGACCTCACCGAGGCCGCCGACCGGATGGCCGGCACCTTCTCCGGAGGCATGGTGCGCCGGCTCGAACTCGCCCAGGCCCTGGTCAGTGCCCCGCGCCTGCTCGTCCTGGACGAGCCGACGATCGGCCTGGACCCGATCGCCCGGGCCGGCGTCTGGGAGCGCGTCGACGCGATCCGCCGGGCCACCGGGATGACCGTCCTGGTGACCACCCACTACATGGACGAGGCCGACCGGCACTGCGACCGGATCGCGCTGATGGACCGCGGCCGGATCCGCGCGCTCGGCACCCCGGGAGAGCTCAAGGACCGGGTCCGGGAACAGGACCCGCGGCAGTCCGAGCCCAGTCTGGACGACGTGTTCCGCCACTTCTCGGGCCGCGGCCTGGGCCGTGGCGAGGCCACGGAAGGAGACTTCAGCGATGTCCGCCGAACCCGTCGCACGGCCGGCCGTGTCGGCTGAACCCGCCGGCCCCGCCCCGGCCACCGACCTGCCCGACCTCGCTCTGCTGCTGGTCCCGCCGCGTGCCCGCACCGGGTGGCGGGTGGTGCCGGCCCGGGTGGCCGCGATGTGCGTGGTCGAACTGCAGAAGCTGCGCCACGACCGGACCGAGCTGTACACCCGGGCGGTCCAGCCGGCGCTCTGGCTGCTGATCTTCGGCGAGACCTTCACCCGGCTGAAGGCGATCCCGACCGGCGGGATCCCGTACCTGGACTTCCTGGCGCCCGGGATCATCGCCCAGTCGGCGATGTTCATCGCGATCTTCTACGGCATCATGATCATCTGGGAGCGGGACTCCGGCGTGCTCACCAAGCTGCTGGTCACCCCGACCCCGCGGGCCGCGCTGGTCACCGGGAAGGCCTTCGCCGCCGGGGTCAAGGCGGTGCTGCAGGCCGCGGTGGTGGTGGTGCTCGCGGCGGCGCTCGGGGTCGCGATGACCTGGAACCCGCTGCGGCTGCTCGGCGTCGTGGTCGCGGTGGTGCTCGGGTCGGCCTTCTTCTCGTGCCTGTCGATGGCCATCGCCGGCCTCGTGCTCACCCGGGACCGGCTGATGGGCATCGGCCAGGCGATCACCATGCCGCTGTTCTTCGCCTCGAACGCGCTCTACCCGGTGGACCTGATGCCCGGCTGGCTGCAGGCGGTCAGCCGGGCCAACCCGCTCAGCTACCAGGTCGACGCGCTGCGGGGGCTCCTCATCGGCACCCCCGCGCACCTTCCGCTGGACTTCGCGGTGCTGACGCTGGCCTCGGGGCTCGGCATCGCGGCGGCCTCCGGGCTGCTGGGGCGGCTCGCGCGGTAGCGACCGGGCCGCGTCGGTGGCCGGGTGTGCCACGACGCCGCTGGACCGGACCGGGTGGTCGGGTGCAGCGGCGTTGTCGTGCCCGGGTGGGCGGGTGTGGCGGGTGGTGCTGGGGGTGTTACTTGGTGAGGCCGGCCTTGACGGAGCAGACGGGCCAGGCGCCGGGGCCCTGGGCGGCGAGGACCTTCTCGCCGATGGCGATCTGCTGGGCCTTGGTGGCCTGGTGGGCCTGGGGGGCGTAGGTGGTGCCGCCGAAGGCTGCCCAGGTGCTGGAGGTGAACTGGAGGCCGCCGTAGAAGCCGTTGCCGGAGTTGATGGCCCAGTTGCCGGTGGCTTCGCAGGCGGCGACCTTGTCCCAGACGTTGGCGGGGGCGGCGGAGGCGGTGTTGGCCGTGACGAGGCCGGCCACGGGCAGGGCGGTGAGGGCGCCGGCCATGAGTGCCGTGCGGACGCGGTTGCGGCGCTTGGTGGCGGTGGTGGTGGCGGCGGTGGTCTCGTTACGGAGGGTCATGCGGGTCCTTTCGGGGGGTGGGTGCGAGCGTGCGGAACCAGGCCCTGGGTGGGGTGGTTTCGTGTCGCGGGGGGTGGGGGCACCGGGTGCGGTGCGGGGTGGTGGGCCCTGCGGTGCGTGGTGGTCGGTGCAACGGGTTCGAAGTTACGGGGGTGGGGTGGGGGGTTTCAAGGATTCGTAGGTTTGGGCTGGTGGGTGGGTGGTTACCGGGGGTATGGATCTAGGGATTGGGCTGTTTTGAAGGTGTTTGCCCCGTTTTTCAAGATCGTTTGGGGGGTGGGAGTGGTCCGGGCCACAGGTTTGGGGGTGTGAGGCCGGGCACATCGTCGACGGTGGGTGACGGGGTGTCGGCGGGGGGTGCGGATCGTGGGGGGTGGGGGTCCGGGGTCGGGTGGCGCGCACCACAGCCCTCACCCGACGCCCGGAGGGCCACTACCCACGGTGACGATTTCGGGCCCCGAAACGGCGGGGCGCCCGGTCCCGCGCCGGTACCCCGGTCAGTTCGCGGCGTCCCGGACGTCGTCCGCCGGCGCCGCCTCCGGGCTCCGGTCGGCCCGCAGCCGCGATCCGGAGCAGCTAGCGGAGCGGCGCCCCGAACGCGGCTGGGAGCGGATCGACGACCGACGGGCGCCGGCCCACCCCCGTGGGACCGGCACCCGCCGCGTCGTCAGCCCGCCGGCCGGCCGGCGGAGCGCCGCAGGTGTTCGGCGAGGGCGAGGAAGACGAAGAAGTTCGGGATCGTGCTCACGGCGGCGTGGGTCAGGGCCCGCCACCGGCCGGCGACCCTGAGCTTGACGAAGCCGTCGAAGACCTTGATCTCCTGGATCTCCTGCCACTGCGCGGACTCGCGGGCCGAGCCGACGGCGTCCACGGTCAGCCAGAGCCGGCCGAACTCCAGTCGCCCGCCCGAGTCCAGGGCGGCGACCGCCCCGGGGAGCTGGGCCCGGGTGACGGCCTGCTGGAGCGCCGGCCCCCACTCCCGCGGGTTGCTGAATCCGCCCTTCTCGGCGACCTCGCCCGACCCGTCCGCCCGGCCGCGCAGCACGACCTCCGCGCCGTCCACGTCGGTGAGCGTGTACTCGTAGGACGTGTAGCCGCCGACGCCGGTGTGCCGGACGGTGTTCTGGAGGACGGACGTGCTCTCGTAGCGGACGGCGTGGACTCGGCCCTTCACCACGGCGGTGAGACCGCGCTCGTGGAGGTCGAGCCGGACGCCCTGGTTCTTCGCCGTCGTGGACCGTTCCTTCCAGATGCCCAGCGGGACCAGCAGCAGCAGTCCGAGCGGGATGACCGCCAGCGCCGCCGCCTCGGTGAGCGAGAGCACCAGCGCCAGCCCCCCGAAGACCACCGCCCCGGTCACCGCGCAGCCGAGCGAACTCGCCTGCGACCGGGTGCCCGGGTAGACCGCCACCCGGTCACCCAGCCGGTTGCGGACCGCCGCCTCGTCGATCAGCGTCAGAAGCTCGCTCCGGCCGTCCGCGAGGCCGTCCTGCCCGGTCATGCGCTGTCCTCTGCCTCGTGTTCGGGGTGTTCGTCGCGTCCGTGGTGTTCGCGGTGACCGGGCGGGCCCGTCCCGGCGGTGCGGGCCCACCGGTCGGCCGGGGCTCAGCCCGCCCGGTCGAAGGCGGCCTGGAGCCGGGGGACGTAGTCGGCGAGCGCCGGCGCCCAGCAGCCGTAGTTGTGGCCGCCGTCGCAGGTGGGCGACAGGGTCGAGCCGTCGCCGTAGTCGACGTAGCGGCTGGCGATGCCGAGCTGGTTCAGCCGGGTCCGGACGGTGTCGGTGGCGATCGCCGTGAAGTGGTCGATGGGCCCCCGGTCGCCGGTGTAGAGGGCGACGTCGGTGGCGGCCAGCTTGGCCAGGTTGGCGCCCGCGGCCGGGTTGACCTCGTTCCAGACGTGGTCGGCGCCGAAGACCGGGTAGGGCGAGCCGAAGATCGCGTCGCTGTCGACGTAGGGCCCGTAGCCGACGCACTGGCCGCTGCCGGAGGTGCTCACGGCGCACCACGCGCCCGGGAGGTTGAGTTCGGTGGCCAGGACCGTGGCGCGGATCTCGGTCATGCCGAGGTCGATGCCGCCGGACAGCGAGGCGACGTGGCCGAACAGGTCGGGCCGGAACTCGGCGTAGCGCAGCGCGCCGTAGCCGCCCATCGACAGGCCGACGACGGCCCGGTGCGACCGGTCGCCGAGGGTGCGCAGGTTGGCGTCGATGAAGGGGACGACCTGGCTGGTGTGGAAGGTCTGCCAGTTGGCCGCGCCGAGCACGGTGTTCTGCATGACCCAGTCGGCGTACCAGCCCTTGAGGCCGCCGTCCGGGACGACGGTGATCATCGCGTCGGAGTGCAGGGCGGGCGCGGCCGCGACGTCGTCCACGGTGCCGGCCCCGCCGTGCAGGAAGTACGTCACCGGCCAGCGCCGGCCGGGGTCGGCGGCGTAGCCCCGGGGGAGGAGGATCCGGATCTTGTGCGTGCCGGAGAGCTGACCGGTGGTCACGGTCAGCGTGAAGTCGGTGTCCGAGTGCACGTCGGGGGCGCCGACCTGGGTCAGGCCGAACCCGTCGGTGAAGGTCGGCGGGGCCGGGTCGGCCGCGTGCGCGGGCGCACCGACGAGCAGCGCGGACACGGCCATCGCCGCGGCGACGACGGCCGCCCTGGCGTGCCGGCGCCAGGCGGGCGGGAAGGAGGTCATCGAAGGTCCTCTCGGGGTGGGTGCAGGGGGGAGCGGGCCCCGCGGCCGGGCGACGGACGGGGGCGGGGCGCGGTGCTACAGCGCGCAGTAGGCGTCGACCGTCGCCTTGCCGGTGTCCTGCTGGCCCTTCGTCCCGGCGAGCAGGTGGAACTCGTTGTTGGCGCGCGCGACCTGCTTGGCGCCGTCGTCGCTGGTGTACCAGTCGCTGAAGTAGCCCAGTACGGCGCCGTTGTGGCTCCAGGCCCACTGGCCGCACGGCAGCTGCACGTGGATGATGCCCAGGCCGTAGCCCACGGTGCCGTCGGCGGTCACCGGGACGGTGGTCTTGAGCTCGGCCTCCTGCGCGGGTGCCAGGAGCCGGCCGGTGACCAGGGCCCGGGAGAAGGCCGTCAGGTCGTCCAGGGTCGACACGATCGCCCCGGCGGGCCCGAAGGTCTGGACGTCGGAGACGGTGACGTCCCTGATGCCGATGCCGATCACCGGGTACTCGTAGCCGTGCAGGTGGTTGCCGGAGATGGTCGGATCGCTGGTCGGGAAGGTCGTGTCGGCGAGGCCGAGCGGTTCGATGATCCGCTGCCGGATCTCGGTGGCGGCGTCGTTGCCGGTGACGGCCTTGATCACCATGCCGGCCAGGACGTAGTTGGTGTTGGAGTAGCTCCACTGCCCGCCCGGAGTGCCGGTGGGCCGGTGCTGGGCGAGGCCGAGGTTCA of the Kitasatospora sp. NBC_01246 genome contains:
- a CDS encoding magnesium and cobalt transport protein CorA, which gives rise to MIVDCAHYRDGRRQHEGPMPLEEAAARCAQGGFVWLGLFEPAPEELATVREGFGLHELAVEDAQAHHLRPKAERYEDGTELIILRTARYDDDREEVDSGEISVFLAEHFVITVRQGIASELAGARNRLERSPELLRTGSASTLWAILDQVVDSYAPVVTELERDIEEIEATVFSGTVAPTERIYFLRREATDFYRVVHPLLAVLARRLQPGRSAPELLPYFRDVHDHLLLVNEEVAAQRDLLATVLEANIAVISVEQNRINLRQTATMERLTIVATVFLPLSFVVGFFGQNFGWLVDHIGSLTAFVALNVGGLLLPCLLLYIWLRRRRARPAPPVPGANSAVRHTPRAPMG
- a CDS encoding TetR/AcrR family transcriptional regulator codes for the protein MEAAARVIARRGVRGLRVEELASEAGVSTALIYYHFKDRAGILRATLEFINGRAGRYTTERAPDAPPLDARGELEQTLLLELQDTPEVRENSTAWGELRASAVFDPDLREDLARATLVWVQEVADLLGKVRPMNGAAALASSAERLTALVEGLSVRWLSGSLPGEHARELMAGAIDIELERLRR
- a CDS encoding phytoene desaturase family protein, with translation MNADPLSRHDVVIVGGGHNALVAAAYLARAGLRVLVLERLAQVGGAAVSARAFAGVDARLSRYSYLVSLLPRRVVRDLGLRLDLRRRRISSYTPTVRDGRPTGLLVDAADPARTAASFRALTGDPREWEAWQSFYAATGKLAERVFPTLTEPLPARAGLRRRVADDALWESFFERPLGETIERTFTDDLVRGVVLTDALIGTFTHAHDPSLLQNRCFLYHVIGNGTGDWDVPVGGMGAVTGALAEAALAAGAEIRTGCEVTAVATDGTGEAEVSYRHRGGEATAVGRRVLANAAPAVLARLLGEDPGPAPEGAQLKVNMVLRRLPRLRDPAADPRDAFAGTFHIAEGYRQLETAHAEASAGRMPSVPPSEIYCHTLTDPSILGPEALRQGLQTLTLFGLHMPARLFTDPAAKELALAASLARLDEVLAEPLADCLATDAAGRPCVEVRTPLDLEREVGLPGGHIFHRDLAFPYATGEPDGAAARWGVATAHPNVLLCGAGAVRGGGVSGIPGHNAAQAVLEDLGP
- a CDS encoding Lrp/AsnC family transcriptional regulator, whose protein sequence is MPNIPPPRRAPVDDVDRAILRVLSEHARLPNNALAEAVGIAPSTCLARVRALQERGIIRGFRADVDPAAIGLPLQAMISVRLRAHTREQNESFRGTAPDLPGVLAVFHMAGSDDYLLHVGVAGPEGLRDFVVDHLTTHPAVAQTRTNLIFEQIAGRRYLGDPLPSTG
- a CDS encoding histidine decarboxylase, giving the protein MSPTATFAAATAVDPGAELDGRDFVLPTGGLDDDRRLRALDTVDEYLTRKRRHLVGYQATQDMQGCALDLARFMPNNINNLGDPFQSGGYKPNTKVVERAVLDYYAALWNAERPHDPADPESYWGYMLSMGSTEGNMYALWNARDYLSGKALIQPPTAPFDALRYVQAAPDRDNPNAHRPVAFYSEDTHYSFAKAVRVLGVETFHAVGLEKYADRCPLVDPATGRREWPTEVPSRPGPSGLSWDGPGEIDVDALAVLVEFFAANGHPVFVNLNLGSTFKGAHDDVRQVCERLLPIFERYGLVERQVVYGTDPRTGEPLVDLRRGFWIHVDGALGAGYAPFLRLANQDPAYGWTPDVELPEYDFGLRLPTREHGELDMVSSIAMSGHKWPGAPWPCGIYMTKVKYQISPPSQPEYIGAPDTTFAGSRNGFSPLVIWDHLSRHSYQDQVDRIRRAQELAGYLERRLRGIERETGVELWPARTPGAVTVRFRKPSPELVAKWSLSSQDVLMVPGDETTRRSYVHVFVMPSVDRAKLDALLADLARDPVVLGSAG
- a CDS encoding agmatine deiminase family protein, translated to MAPGTTARPPTAGPPVTRWALAEAFFGREVVQLDVDRLVAGVGGIHCSTMQGPLP